A window of the Nisaea acidiphila genome harbors these coding sequences:
- a CDS encoding CBS domain-containing protein → MSQHPYVKVEDVMTGNPHVIDGLATVRNAIDLMREHHVSSLVIERRHEGDEYGVVTVGDIAAHVASKDRSPERTSVYEIMSKPVLTIDVTMDIKYAIRMLNRFKLTRALVTRQGEMVGIVTLRDMVVRYTSDGSD, encoded by the coding sequence ATGAGCCAGCACCCATACGTGAAGGTGGAGGACGTGATGACCGGCAATCCGCACGTCATCGACGGCCTCGCGACCGTGCGCAACGCCATCGACCTGATGCGGGAACACCATGTCAGCTCTCTCGTCATCGAACGGCGGCACGAGGGTGACGAGTACGGCGTGGTCACTGTCGGCGACATCGCAGCCCATGTCGCCAGCAAGGACCGCTCGCCGGAACGCACCAGCGTCTACGAGATCATGTCCAAGCCGGTGCTGACGATCGACGTCACCATGGACATCAAATACGCGATCCGGATGCTGAACCGCTTCAAGCTCACCCGCGCGCTGGTGACGCGGCAGGGCGAGATGGTCGGCATCGTCACGCTGCGCGACATGGTGGTGCGGTATACGTCCGACGGCTCCGACTGA
- a CDS encoding P-II family nitrogen regulator, whose amino-acid sequence MKFKLIVAVVSDEKTDTVVDTARKCGGTGSTVITNVRGEGLKPSSTFLGLTLEGQRDIVLLVVEEHMSRHILEEICKAGRFDEEVGTGVAFQIDIEDAVGLTSQIKTIEKEIEEEI is encoded by the coding sequence ATGAAGTTCAAGCTGATCGTCGCCGTCGTGAGCGACGAAAAGACCGATACCGTGGTCGACACCGCGCGCAAATGCGGCGGTACCGGCAGCACGGTGATCACCAATGTCCGCGGCGAGGGCCTGAAGCCGTCCTCGACCTTCCTCGGCCTGACGCTGGAAGGTCAGCGCGATATCGTTCTGCTCGTCGTCGAGGAACACATGTCGCGCCACATCCTTGAGGAGATCTGCAAGGCCGGACGGTTCGATGAGGAGGTCGGAACCGGCGTGGCTTTCCAGATCGACATCGAGGATGCCGTCGGCCTCACCTCGCAAATCAAGACCATCGAGAAAGAAATCGAGGAAGAAATATGA
- a CDS encoding DUF1538 domain-containing protein, with the protein MDWILALWEALLGTVFDVLPIAAILIFFQLVVLRQSIPHLPQVLMGFVYVIIGLALFLVGLEKALFPIGELMAKQLTAPSFIAPGEPADSLGWEDYYWVYLFAAAIGFSTTIAEPSLIAVANKANDLTGGTVSGWGLRVAVAVGVALSIAVGAFRIVTGTPLYLYMIVGYAFVVLQTIYAPRMIIPLAYDSGGVTTSTVTVPLVTALGLGLASTVPGRNPVLDGFGLIALASLFPMLSVMTYAQAGAWFAARRKKREEAARLSDEATPKGGS; encoded by the coding sequence ATGGACTGGATCCTGGCCCTCTGGGAGGCTCTTCTCGGCACCGTCTTCGACGTCCTGCCGATCGCCGCGATCCTGATCTTTTTCCAGCTCGTCGTACTGCGCCAGAGCATCCCGCATCTTCCCCAGGTGCTTATGGGCTTTGTCTATGTGATCATCGGTCTCGCACTCTTTCTGGTGGGCCTCGAGAAAGCGCTGTTTCCGATTGGCGAACTGATGGCGAAACAGCTGACAGCCCCATCCTTCATCGCCCCGGGCGAGCCGGCCGATTCGCTCGGCTGGGAGGACTATTACTGGGTCTATCTCTTTGCCGCCGCCATCGGCTTTTCGACCACCATCGCCGAGCCCTCCCTGATCGCCGTCGCCAACAAGGCCAACGACCTGACCGGCGGAACGGTCAGCGGTTGGGGTCTGCGGGTCGCGGTCGCGGTGGGCGTCGCCCTGAGCATCGCCGTCGGCGCCTTCCGCATCGTGACCGGTACGCCGCTTTATCTCTACATGATCGTCGGATACGCCTTCGTCGTCCTGCAGACGATCTATGCCCCGCGCATGATCATTCCGCTCGCCTACGATTCCGGCGGGGTCACCACATCCACCGTCACAGTGCCTCTGGTGACCGCACTCGGGCTCGGGCTTGCCTCAACCGTGCCCGGCCGCAACCCGGTCCTCGACGGCTTCGGCCTGATCGCCCTCGCCAGCCTGTTTCCAATGCTGAGCGTCATGACCTATGCCCAGGCCGGTGCCTGGTTCGCGGCGCGGCGCAAAAAACGTGAAGAGGCCGCCAGATTGTCCGACGAAGCGACCCCAAAGGGAGGGAGTTAG
- a CDS encoding DUF1538 domain-containing protein codes for MGKRLLAFGNLFIGTVRDVLPIILVVAFFQLAVLQQPFPNLSETLIGLVIVVLGLTLFLQGLEMALFPIGEFLAGALARKGSLVWLLLFAFGLGFGTTVAEPSLIAVGEEAAEAMSESGYLERDEEAMANYALALRYTVAVSVGIAIVVGVFRILKGWPLHWIMIGGYVAVQGLTALAPKEIIGIAYDSGGVTTSTVTVPLVTALGVGLATVIRGRNPAIDGFGLIAFASLSPMIFVLIFGMVV; via the coding sequence ATGGGGAAGCGACTGCTGGCATTCGGAAATCTTTTCATCGGCACGGTGCGCGACGTGCTGCCGATCATTCTCGTTGTCGCCTTTTTCCAGCTCGCCGTCCTGCAGCAGCCTTTTCCGAATTTATCGGAGACCCTGATAGGGCTGGTCATTGTGGTGCTCGGCCTGACGCTCTTCCTGCAGGGACTGGAGATGGCGCTGTTTCCGATCGGCGAGTTTCTCGCCGGCGCCCTCGCCCGCAAGGGCAGCCTCGTCTGGCTTCTGCTGTTTGCCTTCGGGCTCGGTTTCGGAACCACGGTCGCCGAGCCATCCTTGATCGCGGTCGGCGAGGAAGCCGCGGAAGCCATGTCCGAGAGCGGCTATCTCGAGCGCGACGAAGAGGCGATGGCGAACTACGCGCTGGCCCTGCGCTACACCGTCGCCGTCTCCGTCGGCATCGCGATCGTGGTCGGCGTGTTCCGCATTCTGAAGGGCTGGCCGCTACACTGGATCATGATTGGCGGCTATGTGGCCGTGCAGGGGCTGACCGCGCTGGCACCTAAGGAAATCATCGGCATCGCCTACGACAGCGGCGGTGTGACGACCTCCACGGTCACGGTGCCGCTTGTCACCGCGCTCGGCGTCGGGCTCGCGACTGTGATCCGCGGACGGAATCCGGCGATTGACGGTTTCGGACTGATTGCGTTCGCCAGCCTGTCCCCCATGATTTTCGTACTGATCTTCGGGATGGTGGTCTAG
- a CDS encoding carboxymuconolactone decarboxylase family protein, producing MAGTAVVNFHVNAEDILGRLEAVEGQIEEAGFDKLLHHLVKLRASQINQCAFCVKMHIDEARKDGESQDRIDRVVVWRHVRDFTPAEKAALAWTEALTQPDPKADLSPLRRELKEHFTDREISTLTAIVAMINLWNRIQVSHH from the coding sequence TTGGCTGGTACCGCAGTAGTGAACTTTCATGTCAATGCCGAGGATATCCTGGGGCGCCTGGAAGCGGTGGAGGGGCAGATCGAGGAAGCCGGTTTCGACAAGCTCCTGCACCATTTGGTGAAACTCCGGGCCTCGCAGATCAATCAGTGTGCCTTTTGCGTGAAAATGCATATCGACGAGGCGCGCAAGGACGGCGAGAGTCAGGACCGGATCGACAGGGTGGTGGTCTGGCGTCATGTTCGCGACTTCACGCCCGCCGAGAAGGCCGCACTTGCCTGGACGGAGGCATTGACGCAGCCGGACCCGAAGGCGGATCTCAGTCCGCTCCGCAGGGAGCTCAAGGAGCATTTCACCGATAGAGAGATCTCGACGCTGACTGCTATCGTCGCGATGATCAATCTCTGGAACCGGATCCAGGTGTCGCATCACTGA
- the sigJ gene encoding RNA polymerase sigma factor SigJ: protein MEQISNHIEEFERARPMLIGLAYRLLGTRAEAEDVVQDAFLAWSEADRASIERPRGWLSSVVTRKALDVLKSARRSRTEYVGSWLPEPMETVEEGTPETDLLVSESVTMAFLLVLERLAPKERAAFILHDVFGMEYGEIAKSLEIGVATCRKLASRARVNVRSSGNTKPAPKAVQQKLVEAFQAALRTGVADGLAAMLSSHAVLTADSGGKADSIRKPLLGAELILQFVTRYLGRWYTHLQLAVAEINAQAALIARDGAKTEAVITFAVGDDDLVTEIMITRNPDKLRHFDLPH from the coding sequence ATGGAACAGATCTCGAACCATATCGAGGAGTTCGAGCGGGCGCGGCCGATGCTGATCGGCCTCGCCTACCGCCTTCTCGGAACGCGCGCCGAGGCGGAGGATGTCGTTCAGGACGCTTTCCTTGCCTGGAGCGAGGCCGACCGGGCGTCTATCGAGCGGCCCCGCGGATGGTTGTCCTCCGTGGTCACGCGAAAGGCGCTCGATGTCTTGAAATCAGCGCGGCGCAGCCGGACCGAATATGTCGGCTCCTGGCTTCCGGAGCCGATGGAGACGGTGGAGGAAGGAACGCCGGAGACGGATCTGCTCGTGAGTGAGAGCGTCACCATGGCCTTCCTGCTGGTTCTCGAACGGCTGGCGCCAAAGGAGCGCGCGGCCTTCATCCTGCACGACGTCTTTGGCATGGAGTATGGAGAGATCGCGAAGAGCCTGGAGATCGGCGTGGCGACTTGTCGCAAGCTGGCTTCCCGTGCGCGGGTAAACGTCCGCAGTTCCGGCAATACGAAACCGGCGCCGAAAGCGGTTCAGCAGAAGCTGGTTGAGGCCTTTCAGGCCGCTTTGCGAACCGGGGTCGCCGACGGTCTGGCGGCCATGCTTTCCAGTCATGCGGTTCTGACAGCCGATAGCGGCGGCAAGGCGGACTCGATCCGCAAACCTCTTCTGGGCGCGGAACTGATCCTGCAATTCGTCACCCGCTATCTCGGGCGCTGGTACACGCATCTTCAGCTTGCGGTCGCCGAGATCAATGCGCAGGCGGCCCTGATCGCCCGGGACGGCGCCAAGACGGAGGCGGTCATCACGTTCGCGGTGGGGGATGACGATCTGGTCACGGAGATCATGATCACCCGCAATCCGGACAAGCTCCGGCACTTCGACCTGCCGCACTAA
- a CDS encoding MFS transporter, with amino-acid sequence MFTGKNAHETAVMSVVFMTVLVGWVGFSLPYPVFGHLFLNPQSDLLPAETPGNIRTLLLGLAIGLYPAGQIAGSMLFGRLSDRFGRAPVLAVALAVAVLGALMLWSAVETGMLWLLLLGRMVAGIGEGNIAILQSLAADVSRPKSKARNFALIGIAMDLGFVAGPIVGGLLAVGGAEWAPDYGAPFAAAAALFAANAVLVPWLLRGRVSASERRGEPGGAALEPRARRRLIALLGLSFLAFWAVMVFLEFFPVFFVQRYATPPLELGINAALLSVPLILSGLIVGRIVNRLGATAVTLLSLLMMGSGSYAFVEAGSPLGHILPAVLVAAGINFAQTATSVLISDAAPAAAQGAAIGIYRATTIAAGALVGIAGGWLSGIDPAAPFLTGVAACLLAALGLTAFAIRTRRSRTSAECRQFS; translated from the coding sequence GTGTTCACAGGCAAGAACGCACACGAGACCGCGGTTATGAGCGTGGTCTTCATGACAGTCCTCGTTGGATGGGTCGGCTTCTCGCTACCCTATCCGGTCTTCGGGCACCTTTTTCTCAACCCGCAAAGCGATCTGCTCCCTGCCGAAACGCCGGGAAACATCCGCACACTGCTGCTCGGTCTCGCCATTGGGCTCTATCCGGCCGGCCAGATCGCCGGGTCGATGCTCTTCGGACGCCTATCCGACCGGTTCGGGCGGGCCCCGGTCCTCGCCGTGGCATTGGCCGTCGCCGTTCTCGGCGCGTTGATGCTCTGGAGCGCGGTGGAAACCGGGATGTTGTGGCTGCTTCTGCTCGGTCGGATGGTGGCCGGGATCGGTGAAGGCAACATCGCGATCCTGCAATCGCTCGCGGCCGATGTGAGCCGGCCGAAAAGCAAAGCGCGGAACTTCGCGCTGATCGGGATCGCGATGGATCTCGGGTTTGTCGCCGGTCCGATCGTTGGCGGATTGCTCGCCGTAGGAGGCGCAGAATGGGCTCCGGATTATGGCGCGCCGTTCGCTGCGGCCGCGGCTTTGTTTGCCGCAAATGCGGTCCTTGTTCCGTGGCTGTTGCGGGGCCGTGTGAGTGCCTCAGAGCGGCGTGGTGAGCCGGGCGGCGCAGCGCTTGAACCGCGCGCGCGACGGCGCCTGATCGCGCTTCTGGGACTGTCTTTTCTCGCCTTCTGGGCTGTGATGGTGTTTCTGGAATTCTTTCCGGTGTTCTTCGTCCAGCGTTACGCGACGCCGCCGCTCGAGCTCGGGATCAACGCGGCTTTGCTATCGGTACCGTTGATTCTGTCGGGGCTGATTGTCGGCCGGATCGTCAACCGGCTTGGCGCGACCGCCGTCACATTGCTCTCCCTTCTGATGATGGGATCGGGAAGCTATGCGTTCGTCGAAGCAGGCAGCCCTCTCGGGCACATTCTGCCGGCAGTTCTTGTAGCGGCGGGAATCAATTTCGCCCAGACGGCGACATCGGTCCTCATCTCAGATGCCGCTCCCGCCGCGGCGCAGGGAGCGGCCATCGGGATCTACCGGGCGACCACGATTGCCGCGGGGGCTCTAGTCGGGATCGCCGGCGGATGGCTCTCCGGGATCGATCCGGCCGCGCCGTTTTTGACCGGCGTCGCCGCTTGCCTGCTTGCCGCTCTCGGTCTGACCGCTTTCGCGATTCGGACCAGGCGTTCCCGAACTTCCGCCGAGTGTCGGCAGTTTTCCTAA
- a CDS encoding ChaN family lipoprotein: MQCVRCRHLLHWLVAAVILALAPLPDANADVLPETYLARSLAAHKFVMLGEKHDNPEHHRIQARLLAGLVAAGRRPAVVWEMIVRDKQPAIDAFAATGETDPDRFAEIVDWAGSGWPDWTYYRPIAEVALAAGLPMVAGNIGRDAVRTIARSPENVTPELRTRLKLDEPLPENVEQAIGDEVYRGHCELVPREHLAPMVRVQIARDASLAEAMVRASGSADGAVLIAGGQHVRKDIGTGYHLRRRFGVDDVAAIALLERSGTEVAEPDLSLSRSFDFVWMTDKAHPEKNYCAELEARFSKHK, encoded by the coding sequence ATGCAGTGCGTGCGATGCCGTCATTTGCTCCACTGGCTTGTGGCGGCAGTGATACTGGCGCTGGCGCCATTGCCGGATGCCAACGCGGACGTGCTACCGGAAACGTATCTGGCTCGGTCCCTGGCCGCGCACAAATTCGTCATGCTGGGGGAGAAGCACGACAATCCGGAGCATCACCGGATCCAGGCGCGCCTCCTCGCGGGATTGGTCGCGGCGGGCCGGCGCCCGGCCGTGGTCTGGGAAATGATCGTACGCGACAAGCAGCCTGCCATCGACGCATTCGCCGCCACGGGTGAGACCGATCCGGACCGTTTCGCGGAGATTGTCGATTGGGCCGGCTCCGGTTGGCCGGACTGGACTTACTACCGTCCGATCGCGGAGGTTGCGCTTGCGGCGGGGTTGCCGATGGTGGCGGGCAATATCGGACGCGACGCGGTGCGGACGATCGCCCGAAGCCCGGAGAATGTAACTCCCGAACTGCGCACCCGGCTTAAGCTGGATGAGCCGCTGCCGGAGAATGTGGAGCAGGCCATCGGCGACGAGGTCTATCGCGGTCATTGCGAACTCGTGCCGCGAGAGCATCTGGCACCGATGGTCCGGGTACAGATCGCGCGGGACGCCAGCCTCGCCGAAGCGATGGTGCGGGCGAGCGGGAGCGCGGATGGTGCCGTTCTGATCGCCGGCGGTCAGCATGTACGTAAGGATATCGGTACCGGGTACCATCTGCGGCGTCGTTTCGGCGTCGATGACGTGGCCGCGATTGCCTTGCTGGAGAGAAGCGGAACAGAGGTCGCGGAGCCGGATCTCTCCCTTTCCCGTAGCTTCGACTTCGTCTGGATGACTGACAAAGCTCATCCGGAAAAAAACTATTGTGCCGAACTGGAAGCGCGTTTCTCAAAGCACAAGTAA
- a CDS encoding c-type cytochrome, which yields MLRKVAYAAAVLALVASPALAAGDAGKGEKVFKKCKACHVVDKEKNRVGPHLVGLFGRTAGTVEKFKYSKAMKTKGEEGLVWNEETITEYLKAPKKYVKGTKMAFAGLKKQGDIDNIIAYLKAETAK from the coding sequence ATGTTGCGCAAAGTCGCTTACGCCGCTGCCGTTCTGGCCCTGGTCGCGAGCCCCGCACTGGCTGCGGGAGACGCCGGGAAAGGCGAGAAGGTCTTCAAAAAGTGCAAGGCCTGCCACGTTGTGGACAAGGAAAAGAACCGCGTCGGCCCGCATCTGGTCGGTCTCTTTGGGCGGACCGCCGGCACGGTCGAGAAATTCAAATACTCCAAGGCGATGAAGACCAAAGGCGAAGAAGGTCTCGTCTGGAACGAAGAGACCATCACCGAGTATCTGAAAGCGCCGAAGAAATACGTCAAAGGCACCAAGATGGCCTTCGCCGGCCTGAAGAAGCAGGGCGATATCGACAACATCATCGCGTATCTGAAAGCCGAGACCGCCAAGTAG
- a CDS encoding DUF1513 domain-containing protein, with protein MISRRNFLTGLTLSGAAALLPRPLTAGSGDDRLLISAARKENGSFVLVGCTEAGATPFEIPLPGRGHATTISPDGNTAVHMARRPGRFMLVVDLGTGTLSDMVNAPAGRHFYGHAGFSPDGALLFTTENDYDNARGVIGIWDCRDGYRRVGEWDSHGIGPHDLTLLPHGGAMAIANGGILTHPDSGRAKLNIADMRPNLTFLDMRDGSFLRQIELPAELHKNSIRHLDSGPDGSVIFGMQYQGATTDAPPLVGYIGADGTCTLFDAEQTLTPQLRGYCADVAIDASGRFGASTFPRGDRIAIWSLPDGKLIELNQVRDSAGIAPEGHPGGFRFSTGFGRLLTRLAGTDGAVAEGPDQRFPGLAFDNHMTMLERAL; from the coding sequence ATGATTTCACGCCGCAACTTCCTCACCGGCCTTACCCTCTCCGGCGCCGCCGCCCTGCTCCCGCGCCCGCTGACCGCAGGCAGCGGAGACGACCGCTTGTTGATCTCCGCCGCCCGCAAGGAGAATGGCAGCTTCGTTCTGGTCGGCTGCACCGAGGCCGGCGCCACGCCTTTCGAGATCCCGCTTCCGGGCCGCGGGCATGCGACGACGATATCTCCAGACGGGAACACCGCGGTCCATATGGCGCGCCGCCCAGGCCGCTTCATGCTGGTCGTCGATCTTGGAACCGGAACATTGAGCGACATGGTCAATGCGCCCGCCGGGCGGCATTTCTACGGCCATGCTGGCTTCTCCCCGGACGGCGCCCTGCTGTTCACCACAGAGAACGACTACGACAATGCGCGCGGAGTCATCGGGATCTGGGATTGCCGGGACGGCTACCGGCGCGTCGGGGAATGGGACAGCCACGGCATCGGGCCGCACGACCTCACGCTGCTGCCGCACGGCGGCGCAATGGCGATCGCCAATGGCGGCATCCTCACCCATCCGGACAGCGGCCGCGCCAAGCTCAACATCGCCGACATGCGGCCGAACCTGACCTTTCTCGACATGCGCGACGGATCCTTCCTCCGCCAGATCGAACTGCCGGCCGAACTGCACAAAAACAGCATCCGTCACCTCGATTCCGGTCCCGACGGCAGCGTTATCTTCGGCATGCAATATCAGGGGGCGACGACGGACGCACCGCCGCTGGTCGGCTATATTGGCGCGGACGGCACCTGCACCCTTTTCGATGCGGAGCAGACCCTGACACCGCAACTGCGGGGCTATTGTGCGGACGTTGCCATCGATGCCTCCGGGCGATTCGGCGCCAGCACCTTCCCGCGCGGCGACCGGATTGCAATCTGGTCTCTGCCGGACGGCAAGCTGATCGAGCTGAACCAGGTGCGCGACAGCGCCGGGATCGCACCGGAAGGCCATCCCGGCGGCTTCCGCTTCTCGACCGGCTTCGGCCGACTGCTGACACGCTTGGCAGGAACGGACGGTGCCGTAGCGGAGGGACCGGACCAGCGTTTCCCCGGCCTCGCCTTCGACAATCACATGACCATGCTGGAGCGCGCGCTCTAA
- a CDS encoding imelysin family protein translates to MRQLVFRATAVLAMAMAGSGTASAQDSEATHGAIAQASVTRHILPRYERLAETGEALTAAADTYCAVKNAAAFSTLDRAFRDYWIAWAGIRHIQFGPVTYLDRAYRIQFWPDTRNKIGKQLSRTLSAADETALSADRFSGTSVAIQGLPALERLLAEGHESYATEKGTFRCSLTTVIARNLADMARNIAVEWNPTDGYAQYLSGAGSDPDTEIGQVSIDLLQSLLAEVEASRDLRIGRPIGSSVETARPKLAEAWRSGLSLEIMATSVEGIADLYLNGGFDTALRMAGNAKLADRIATLFSQVSGDIAAIGMPLYRAYEDAAARRKLETIRAELKELAGMIRTDLAVSLDISPGFNSRDGD, encoded by the coding sequence ATGAGACAGCTCGTTTTCCGAGCGACGGCAGTGCTTGCCATGGCGATGGCGGGGTCCGGCACGGCGTCGGCGCAGGACAGCGAAGCGACGCATGGAGCCATCGCTCAGGCGAGCGTCACGCGCCATATCCTGCCGCGCTATGAGCGTCTCGCCGAAACCGGAGAGGCGCTGACCGCAGCCGCGGACACCTATTGTGCGGTCAAGAATGCCGCCGCGTTCTCAACGCTCGACCGGGCCTTCCGGGATTACTGGATCGCCTGGGCGGGAATCCGGCATATCCAGTTCGGTCCGGTGACCTATCTCGATCGCGCTTATCGGATCCAGTTCTGGCCCGACACCCGAAACAAGATCGGCAAACAGCTCTCACGCACCCTGTCGGCCGCAGACGAGACGGCTCTCTCTGCGGACCGTTTCTCAGGGACGAGCGTCGCCATCCAGGGACTGCCCGCATTGGAGCGCCTGCTCGCGGAGGGTCATGAGAGCTATGCGACCGAGAAAGGCACGTTCCGCTGCTCGCTGACAACGGTCATTGCCCGAAACCTCGCCGATATGGCCCGGAATATTGCGGTCGAATGGAACCCGACCGACGGCTATGCCCAATACCTCAGCGGAGCCGGCAGCGATCCCGATACGGAGATCGGTCAGGTCTCTATCGACCTGCTGCAAAGCCTTCTGGCCGAGGTGGAGGCCAGCCGGGACCTGCGTATCGGGCGGCCGATCGGCTCTAGCGTCGAGACGGCCCGGCCGAAATTGGCCGAAGCCTGGCGCAGCGGCCTCTCCCTGGAGATCATGGCCACTTCCGTCGAAGGCATCGCGGACCTTTACCTGAACGGCGGCTTCGACACCGCCCTGCGCATGGCGGGAAACGCCAAGCTCGCGGATCGCATCGCTACCCTGTTCAGCCAAGTCTCCGGCGATATCGCCGCCATCGGCATGCCGCTCTACCGGGCCTATGAGGACGCGGCAGCACGCCGGAAACTGGAGACCATCCGTGCCGAACTGAAGGAACTCGCCGGCATGATCCGCACAGACCTCGCCGTTTCCCTAGACATCTCTCCCGGTTTCAACAGCAGGGACGGAGATTGA
- a CDS encoding di-heme oxidoreductase family protein, translated as MLNKVLLLLTAVVFAFGAAPEGRAESEAARIARVTKPTADFSKAEKYETMQGGAATHRKRVNGDVFSHPSANMAFDRRLYFELGDGIFKKMWVSSPASTKSSDGLGPLYNARSCQRCHLKDGRGAPPDGEHADSVALLIRLSVPPETGEERALLESGAAHSLPAPVYGGQLQTFAIPGQEAEARIEISYALETIALADGTTVELRKPVYALKDPNYGDFPEGLMISPRIASPMIGLGMLEALGEADILSWADPDDEDSDGISGRANRVMSALSREIMLGRFGWKANEPTLKDQVSGAFAGDIGISSTLHPANGGDCTEAQTVCLGAPHGGDPADGDVEVNDHLLDLVTFYSRNLSVPARRDVGAPEVLAGKKVFYEAGCTGCHRPKFVTPRDPLRPEQSFQLIWPYTDMLLHDMGDGLADNRPDGIADGREWRTPPLWGIGLTRTVNGHTYFLHDGRARNLLEAVLWHGGEAEAARNRVIALSAAERENLLRFLNSL; from the coding sequence ATGCTGAACAAAGTGCTTTTGCTGCTGACCGCAGTCGTTTTCGCTTTCGGAGCCGCCCCGGAAGGCCGCGCCGAGAGCGAGGCCGCGCGAATCGCCAGGGTCACGAAACCGACGGCGGATTTCTCCAAGGCCGAGAAGTACGAGACCATGCAGGGTGGCGCCGCGACCCACAGGAAAAGGGTCAACGGCGACGTCTTCTCCCACCCCTCCGCAAACATGGCCTTCGATCGGCGCCTCTATTTCGAACTCGGCGACGGTATCTTCAAGAAGATGTGGGTGAGCTCGCCCGCCAGCACGAAATCCTCCGACGGGCTCGGCCCGCTCTACAATGCACGCTCCTGCCAGCGCTGCCACCTGAAGGACGGCCGCGGCGCCCCACCGGATGGCGAGCACGCGGATTCCGTCGCCCTGCTGATCCGGCTGAGCGTCCCGCCCGAAACCGGCGAGGAACGGGCATTGCTCGAAAGCGGTGCGGCTCATTCGCTGCCGGCCCCGGTCTATGGCGGGCAGTTGCAGACATTCGCGATCCCCGGTCAGGAGGCCGAAGCGCGGATCGAGATCAGCTACGCGTTGGAAACCATTGCCCTTGCTGACGGCACGACGGTCGAGCTGCGAAAGCCGGTCTACGCGCTGAAGGACCCGAATTACGGCGATTTTCCCGAAGGTCTGATGATCTCGCCGCGGATCGCCTCGCCGATGATCGGGCTCGGCATGCTGGAAGCGCTCGGTGAGGCCGACATCCTGAGTTGGGCCGATCCGGACGATGAGGACAGCGACGGCATATCGGGCCGCGCGAACCGGGTAATGAGCGCCCTCTCCCGCGAAATCATGCTCGGCCGGTTCGGCTGGAAAGCCAACGAGCCGACCCTGAAGGACCAGGTCTCCGGCGCTTTCGCGGGCGATATCGGGATCTCCTCGACGCTGCACCCCGCCAATGGCGGCGACTGTACGGAGGCACAGACAGTCTGCCTCGGCGCCCCACATGGCGGAGACCCTGCCGACGGCGACGTAGAGGTCAACGACCACCTGCTGGATCTCGTCACCTTCTACAGCCGCAACCTCTCGGTGCCGGCACGGCGCGATGTGGGAGCCCCGGAAGTGCTTGCCGGCAAAAAGGTCTTCTACGAGGCTGGTTGCACCGGTTGCCACCGGCCGAAATTCGTGACGCCGCGCGATCCGCTACGCCCGGAACAGTCCTTCCAGCTCATATGGCCCTATACGGACATGCTGCTGCACGATATGGGCGACGGTCTTGCCGACAACCGGCCGGACGGGATCGCGGACGGACGCGAATGGCGGACACCACCGCTCTGGGGCATCGGCCTGACGCGCACGGTGAACGGTCACACCTATTTCCTCCATGACGGCCGCGCCCGCAATCTGCTCGAAGCAGTTCTCTGGCATGGCGGCGAGGCCGAGGCGGCCCGGAACCGCGTCATCGCCCTCTCAGCCGCGGAGCGGGAGAATCTTCTCCGCTTCCTGAATTCCCTCTGA